A portion of the Cryptomeria japonica chromosome 5, Sugi_1.0, whole genome shotgun sequence genome contains these proteins:
- the LOC131062948 gene encoding uncharacterized protein LOC131062948: MEPTKRSGKQTQINQEQITKRSKVKGQNAISIEDLNARKAGNIFEGDVLIVYKATLDKVNKSRPVLLADLTDLKAEMTIIVNVTGDLVENYEEKIVPNSAICISGFDIAPKTDYDRGDSDCILILKDSTTIETMPRMCQEYNFIPSTTIKQLRFSTNEYPIGTIGALVTRTGKQGSQYTLDIKDGDNETHKVQLYLHQSFGQQCLTIEDHLQMNEIPPMLFRNVVKKVDQRITFRTSLSTFICKLNDKRTLERLNGLLNTTYEVDGILKVANPFSVPFHAFCPQCNYKFENYGMLEDNSAHCTRCHKKVNYVYSLQLNTILTAENKETIQCSLDKSTVEQLLPALQNTTYEDYKEDKSRVIFILRDFTTKGHFTLNQNNLITHAFVLHE; encoded by the exons ATGGAGCCAACAAAAAGATCAGGAaaacaaacacaaatcaatcaagAACAGATCACAAAAAG ATCAAAAGTGAAAGGACAAAATGCCATATCTATTGAAGACTTGAATGCAAGGAAAGCAGGCAACATCTTTGAAGGGGATGTGCTCATTGTCTATAAAGCCACACTTGACAAAGTGAACAAATCAAGGCCTGTCCTCCTTGCAGATCTAACTGATTTGAAAGCTGAAATGACAATTATAGTTAATGTTACTGGTGACCTTGTAGAAAACTATGAAGAAAAAATAGTGCCAAATTCTGCGATTTGCATCTCAGGATTTGATATTGCCCCAAAGACAGACTACGATCGTGGTGACAGTGACTGTATTCTAATCCTCAAAGACTCAACAACAATTGAAACAATGCCACGCATGTGTCAAGAATACAATTTCATACCAAGCACCACAATAAAACAACTACGCTTTAGTACAAATGAGTACCCCATTGGAACAATTGGTGCCTTGGTAACAAGGACAGGCAAACAAGGTTCACAGTACACACTTGACATCAAAGATGGTGACAATGAAACACACAAAGTACAG TTGTACCTGCACCAAAGTTTTGGCCAGCAATGCCTCACAATAGAAGACCATCTACAAATGAATGAAATCCCTCCAATGTTGTTCAGAAATGTTGTAAAAAAAGTGGACCAAAGAATAACATTCCGCACAAGCCTTTCTACATTCATATGCAAACTCAACgacaaaagaacattggaaaggctCAATGGCTTACTGAATACAACTTATGAG GTTGATGGTATCTTAAAAGTGGCAAATCCATTCTCAGTTCCATTCCATGCATTTTGCCCACAATGCAATTATAAATTTGAGAACTATGGCATGCTTGAAGACAACAGTGCTCACTGCACCAGGTGTCACAAAAAAGTAAACTATGTATACTCACTTCAGCTGAATACAATACTTACAGCAGAAAATAAAGAAACTATACAATGCTCTCTTGATAAGTCCACAGTTGAACAATTGTTGCCAGCACTTCAAAATACTACATATGAAGActacaaagaagacaaatcaaGAGTTATCTTCATTCTACGTGATTTTACAACAAAAGGCCACTTCACTCTCAACCAAAACAACCTCATTACTCATGCCTTTGTTCTTCACGAATGA